Genomic window (Isachenkonia alkalipeptolytica):
CTTTTGCTCCTGGGAGGTTCCGGTTTTCCCGGCGACGGGAATCCCTTCATTGTTCGGCCGAATGGCCGCCTGCCATCCGTAACCTTCATTGGCCGGGGTTACCGCATGTTGCATCATGTCCGTCAAAAGGTAGGCTACATCTTCCCCCACCACGCGTCGGCTCCCTTCCCCGAATCCGATTTTTCCCCGGTTATCCAACAGTACATTCCCCGAAGAATCCTTCACATGGGTAAAGGCCACCAGATCTTTATATACGCCTCGATTGGCAATGGCATTATAAGCCCGGTTCATCGCGTAGGGCGAGGCGCTTCCCGACCCCAGTACCGTGGAATAGTCATAGGTATGGTGTTCAATCCCCAACTCATTTAAATACTGCTGCATCACCGCATTGGATCCTGCAACGGTGGGATCCAGCTCATCCAGCAGTTTCGTGGCGCTGACGTTACTGGAGATAGACAGAGCCTCCCGAAGATTGATCAGACCCAAATAGCCGGTATCCCCCACGTTTTGGGGATGCCGACGTTCCGGGTCATTAAAATCGAAATATACCGGAAGATCATCGATTACACTGGCCACGGTGTGGTCATTGTCCAGGGCCGGTAAAAACGCGGCCAGAGGCTTGATCGATGAGCCCACCGGTCGGCCGGTCCCCACGGCGCGGTTAAAACTGCCGCTGCCCAGGGTCTCCCGTCCCCCCATTAAGGCTTTGATCTCCCCCGTATAGGGATTGGAGATAATCATCGCCCCCTGAGGCTGCACATTTCCCTGTTCATCCCGCAAAAGGTTCCCCGCACTGTCCCGAAAGCTTGGCGGGAAATTATCGGGATTTTGAAATTCTTCCTCCATGATATTTTGCATCTCCGGATCCAAGGTACTGTAAATCCGAAGGCCTCCGGTGCTGATCTTTTGCCTTGCCTGGTCAATGCTCATGCCGTCCTCCACAAAGCCTTCCATCACCTCGGCCCGAATAAATTCTCCGAACTGCCCGGAAATATCCTCTTCGTCGAATCGGCTGGGATTGATCCGTTCATCTAGGCGCTCACTTTCTTCTAAGGCCTCCCGGTACTCGTCTTCCGTGATATAGTCGTTTCGAAGCATCTGCCCTAATACCGTTCGATACCTGGGTACCGTCCGCTCATCAAAAATAATTGTATAATCGTGATAATCACCGTAAACCACATGATCCTCCAGAACCTCATCACTGGGAATATACCGGATGGGGGAGTACCGTGCGGGATGCTGGGTGATCCCTGCAATCAGCGCACTTTCCACTAAATCCAGTTCACTGACGGGCTTGGAAAAATAAGCCTGGGATGCGGCTTCCACCCCATGATTCTGGCCCCCTAAATTGATGGTGTTCAAATAAGCCTCAAGAATCTTCTCCTTGGACAGTTGGCTCTCAATCTCCTTGGCGTAATAGGCATCCTGTATTTTCCGTCTTAGGGTCTGTTCATGGGTGAGATATACGTTTTTCGCCAGCTGCTGGGTAATGGTGCTTCCTCCCTGGCGGGAGTCCGTGGTAAGATTATTCCAGGTGGCTCCCACTATCCTTCGATAATCCAGACCGCTATGCTCCCAAAACCGCTCGTCCTCCACAGCCACAATGGCTTCCTGCATGGTCTCCGGGATTTTCTCCAGGGGCACGATAATTCTTTTCTCCTCTTTTCCGACCACTTCCATCTGCTCCCCGACGTTATCATAGATAATGGAGTTTTGTTCAATATAGTCATAAATATTTTTCGCCTGAATCTCCGGGGTCTCATTCAAGATGTTTAAGACCCAAAAAAGTCCCAACACTCCGCCGAGGACGATTAAAATCGCCAAAACAATGCTCAGCATCTTCATGACGTACCGCAGTGTCTCTTTTTTATTGGACGTACTGTATTTTTGTC
Coding sequences:
- a CDS encoding transglycosylase domain-containing protein; its protein translation is MNKENHRDQENQKSTGLKRQKYSTSNKKETLRYVMKMLSIVLAILIVLGGVLGLFWVLNILNETPEIQAKNIYDYIEQNSIIYDNVGEQMEVVGKEEKRIIVPLEKIPETMQEAIVAVEDERFWEHSGLDYRRIVGATWNNLTTDSRQGGSTITQQLAKNVYLTHEQTLRRKIQDAYYAKEIESQLSKEKILEAYLNTINLGGQNHGVEAASQAYFSKPVSELDLVESALIAGITQHPARYSPIRYIPSDEVLEDHVVYGDYHDYTIIFDERTVPRYRTVLGQMLRNDYITEDEYREALEESERLDERINPSRFDEEDISGQFGEFIRAEVMEGFVEDGMSIDQARQKISTGGLRIYSTLDPEMQNIMEEEFQNPDNFPPSFRDSAGNLLRDEQGNVQPQGAMIISNPYTGEIKALMGGRETLGSGSFNRAVGTGRPVGSSIKPLAAFLPALDNDHTVASVIDDLPVYFDFNDPERRHPQNVGDTGYLGLINLREALSISSNVSATKLLDELDPTVAGSNAVMQQYLNELGIEHHTYDYSTVLGSGSASPYAMNRAYNAIANRGVYKDLVAFTHVKDSSGNVLLDNRGKIGFGEGSRRVVGEDVAYLLTDMMQHAVTPANEGYGWQAAIRPNNEGIPVAGKTGTSQEQKDAWFVGYTPYLSAATWIGYDRGEPLGRSSEVSARLWSKVMGRIHDEEGYSNQEFARPGNIIEVEVCRISGKLPTDLCERDPRGSQVVTELFIEGTEPTEHCEAHVSVHVHRSSGGRPRWFHLPMFLEERVYFVRPEPYDPAEHDGIKPRDYEYQLPVD